Proteins from a genomic interval of Rubinisphaera italica:
- a CDS encoding TIGR03000 domain-containing protein, with protein MVTSKVKLFSLYGFAVVACAMLMTADNAEARRRGSSGSSGSSGSSGSYYGSSSGSSGSYGSSSGSYGSSGSSGSSGGYIRARRALRRHSSGSSGSSGSSGSSGYYSSGSYGSSGSSGSSGSYGYTSYYGGSSSSGSSGSYGSSGSYTSYYGSSGSSGSSGGYPTYYSSPGYEYEPGQMYETVPQEEVPEVETPVIETEPSAGTISFPPLSTSQTDNKVHIQMTVPEQANVYLNGQQMTSTGLVRKFVSPELPGQGPYYYQIRIELPAKGENLVVEHKQKVVTGENYELTFAEQEGTLALVPAGSGAELVSR; from the coding sequence ATGGTCACATCGAAGGTGAAACTTTTCAGTCTTTATGGCTTTGCCGTGGTCGCATGTGCGATGCTGATGACAGCAGACAACGCCGAAGCCCGCCGTCGCGGATCTTCCGGCAGCAGTGGCAGCAGCGGAAGCAGTGGCAGTTACTACGGCAGTAGTAGTGGTAGCAGCGGAAGCTATGGGAGCAGCAGCGGAAGTTACGGAAGTAGTGGCAGCAGCGGAAGCTCTGGAGGTTACATCAGGGCCCGCCGTGCACTCCGCAGACATTCCTCAGGCTCAAGTGGTTCCAGCGGATCAAGCGGATCAAGCGGATACTACTCTTCAGGCTCTTACGGTTCCAGTGGATCAAGTGGTTCTTCAGGATCTTATGGATACACCAGTTACTATGGTGGTTCCAGTTCGAGTGGCTCTAGCGGTTCCTACGGCTCAAGTGGAAGCTACACGAGCTACTACGGTTCCAGCGGCTCAAGTGGTTCGTCAGGTGGATACCCGACTTATTACTCGTCACCAGGTTACGAATATGAACCGGGACAGATGTACGAGACCGTTCCTCAAGAAGAAGTTCCAGAAGTCGAAACTCCCGTGATCGAAACCGAGCCGTCTGCAGGCACGATCTCTTTCCCACCACTTTCGACTTCTCAGACTGACAACAAAGTCCACATTCAGATGACTGTTCCCGAACAGGCCAATGTGTATTTGAATGGTCAGCAGATGACTTCAACCGGATTGGTCAGAAAATTCGTTTCTCCAGAACTTCCCGGTCAAGGCCCTTATTACTATCAAATTCGGATTGAATTGCCTGCCAAGGGTGAAAATCTGGTTGTAGAACACAAGCAAAAGGTCGTCACTGGCGAAAATTACGAACTAACCTTTGCTGAACAAGAGGGAACGCTTGCCTTGGTCCCAGCGGGGTCAGGAGCTGAACTCGTCAGCCGATAA
- a CDS encoding TylF/MycF/NovP-related O-methyltransferase, which yields MGTGFLPDDVLGDMLNELINVPGDFAEVGVFRGALFKRLVAVAQVLKRKVHAFDSFVGMAEPTEHDHGLYKKGELSSGGVENFRKIILDSIKKHRDLAQAAQQNVGVLPGEILDDCFELWEGFVPECLEACPVNQFAFIYIDLDHHDPTHQALEWAWPRLAPGGLLGFDDYFPGREKLASPPIDRFLEKEVSNLHVLHLSNNQLFIRKRMLVAAKKNVA from the coding sequence ATGGGAACAGGTTTTTTGCCGGATGATGTACTAGGCGACATGTTAAATGAATTGATCAATGTGCCTGGAGATTTCGCCGAAGTTGGTGTATTTCGTGGTGCGTTGTTCAAACGACTGGTTGCAGTCGCTCAGGTGCTCAAACGGAAAGTGCATGCGTTTGACAGTTTTGTCGGCATGGCCGAACCGACTGAACACGATCATGGATTGTACAAAAAGGGAGAGCTCAGCTCTGGAGGAGTTGAAAACTTTCGAAAGATCATTCTGGATTCCATCAAAAAGCATCGCGACCTGGCACAAGCGGCTCAACAGAATGTAGGAGTTCTGCCCGGCGAGATTCTCGATGACTGCTTTGAACTCTGGGAAGGTTTTGTGCCCGAGTGCCTGGAAGCTTGTCCGGTGAATCAGTTTGCGTTCATCTACATCGATCTGGATCATCACGATCCGACACATCAAGCTCTCGAATGGGCCTGGCCACGTCTGGCACCAGGAGGTTTACTGGGATTTGATGACTACTTCCCAGGACGAGAGAAACTGGCCTCGCCTCCGATCGATCGATTTCTGGAAAAGGAAGTTTCCAATCTGCATGTGCTGCACTTGAGCAATAACCAGTTGTTCATACGAAAACGGATGTTAGTTGCAGCGAAGAAAAATGTTGCCTGA
- a CDS encoding DUF3592 domain-containing protein, protein MVEFNGTSSSKALSHSKATPFGCGCFFVFFFGIFFLIGSFGTILVGSDLVLPYLQALSWTENPCTITQSQVAQNGQLNFEYEYTYLGKQYTQTQYDAYESTIKSADERREIVNENPVGKKTVCFVNSNSPDEAILSRHFNPISLFALIPMFFAAIGLIGMIAGPILTRKFSNKIAEAQKDAAFQTSSPLAASLTSQSRDWQEPGVTSGPQELKSDDHPKRNFIICLLFSMFWCGIVSIFVFETIGEWVQGNQPWMQTLFMTPFVAIGLGGLGGSVYLFLKIFNPVPKLVVSERAIPLGETIRMKWIFDGQVSSIRKMTIHLVGTEWVQYRRGTSTYTDTDDFYTEELIEITDPMQMEIGEIQVTIPADTMHSFYASSNRIQWKLQVKGDIARWPDVDQSFGITVLPKSLNR, encoded by the coding sequence ATGGTTGAATTCAATGGAACATCTTCATCGAAAGCCCTTTCGCATTCGAAAGCGACTCCGTTTGGTTGTGGATGCTTCTTCGTGTTCTTCTTTGGGATTTTCTTCCTGATTGGATCGTTTGGAACAATTCTGGTTGGCTCAGATCTCGTGCTTCCCTATCTGCAGGCACTCAGTTGGACGGAAAATCCTTGTACGATCACCCAATCCCAAGTCGCGCAGAATGGGCAACTGAATTTCGAATACGAGTATACGTATCTTGGAAAACAATATACACAAACACAATACGATGCTTATGAAAGTACAATCAAATCTGCCGACGAACGACGGGAAATTGTGAATGAGAATCCTGTTGGCAAAAAAACCGTCTGCTTTGTCAATTCGAACAGTCCAGATGAAGCCATCCTGAGTCGACATTTCAATCCGATCAGTCTCTTCGCACTGATCCCCATGTTTTTCGCTGCGATTGGACTGATTGGTATGATCGCCGGGCCAATTCTTACTCGGAAGTTTTCGAATAAAATTGCCGAGGCTCAAAAGGATGCAGCTTTTCAGACCAGCTCACCACTCGCAGCTTCCCTCACGTCTCAATCTCGTGACTGGCAGGAACCGGGTGTGACGAGTGGTCCTCAGGAATTGAAATCGGATGATCATCCTAAGCGGAATTTTATCATCTGCCTCCTGTTTTCGATGTTCTGGTGTGGAATCGTTTCGATATTTGTTTTCGAGACCATCGGGGAATGGGTGCAGGGAAATCAACCTTGGATGCAAACCTTGTTCATGACACCTTTCGTTGCAATCGGATTAGGTGGACTCGGTGGATCGGTGTACCTGTTCCTGAAAATCTTCAATCCGGTCCCCAAACTGGTCGTCAGCGAGCGAGCCATTCCTCTCGGCGAAACCATTCGCATGAAATGGATTTTCGATGGCCAGGTCTCTTCTATCAGGAAAATGACGATTCATCTCGTCGGGACCGAATGGGTGCAATATCGCCGGGGAACCAGCACTTATACGGACACGGATGATTTCTATACCGAGGAACTGATTGAAATCACCGATCCGATGCAGATGGAGATCGGGGAGATTCAAGTCACGATTCCTGCAGACACTATGCATTCGTTTTATGCAAGCAGCAACCGCATTCAATGGAAACTGCAAGTCAAAGGCGACATCGCCCGCTGGCCGGATGTGGATCAATCGTTCGGTATTACCGTGCTGCCAAAATCGCTCAATCGATAA
- a CDS encoding flagellar export chaperone FliS, with the protein MYENEYLETQVMTAPGPQLHLMVVDGSIRFARQGKLALQEKDFELSHECLNRSREFLSEMISGLNPEVAPEMVGSLKQLFAYIYRELALADIDHEPEHIDKAIQVLEKHRAAWVELIEQLPAQFMQKNDAPTDWES; encoded by the coding sequence ATGTACGAGAATGAATACCTGGAAACACAAGTCATGACCGCTCCCGGTCCTCAACTGCACCTGATGGTTGTCGACGGATCGATTCGATTTGCGCGGCAAGGCAAGCTGGCCTTACAGGAGAAAGATTTTGAACTCTCGCATGAGTGTCTGAATCGTTCCCGTGAATTTCTCTCCGAGATGATTTCCGGCCTCAACCCGGAAGTGGCCCCCGAAATGGTTGGCTCGCTCAAGCAGTTATTTGCCTATATTTATCGCGAACTGGCGCTGGCCGATATCGATCATGAGCCCGAGCACATCGACAAGGCGATTCAAGTGTTGGAAAAACATCGAGCCGCCTGGGTGGAACTCATCGAACAACTTCCCGCCCAATTCATGCAAAAGAACGATGCCCCAACGGACTGGGAAAGTTGA
- a CDS encoding DUF1570 domain-containing protein, translating to MKHFKLGLTGIVLHVFLILPASLQADRFTIATPAGEREEVIGRIHGSGQGAIAIERRDGGMKLVAQGAVLERDNSVDWEPYSTDEMVEHLTEKFGSDLFRSFTDDHFVIGMVLMGPLERAGEGPATGFMRKAAQFMKNVQSVFQTFAKDMRLEIQDPETPLVLLIFESDDDFNKYAMEVTKGQGLSVSRISGFYDGMTNFLSIRMAECSTFEVPLHEAIHQQVYNRGLLKRLAPIPAWFNEGIATGFEANKDRIRSGPAKVHSRFAAKAPKVEQVGWDDLISEDLAFQGDVMAGDAYCLAWCLHWLLVNEHPKEYTEYVKMLSEKEPLLKEEDLARKREFEQFFGDDMESLKQEFILSLNTAMRRQRNVREEPQKAGYYYAQQGLADIELSAISRTDRGGLLELEGRIRNINPLRSLTFSVSVVTDGGNYAQWILPDVDPNRIIRLPKKYAQEALPGLSPQPSNSFRVNIRSVIPESTEGQSWQRGNLPDPTKG from the coding sequence ATGAAACATTTCAAGCTTGGTTTAACGGGAATTGTTCTGCACGTATTTCTGATTCTGCCAGCTTCATTGCAAGCAGATCGTTTTACCATTGCGACCCCTGCTGGCGAACGGGAAGAAGTGATCGGGCGAATTCATGGGAGTGGTCAGGGGGCGATTGCGATTGAACGTCGAGATGGCGGGATGAAGCTTGTTGCTCAGGGAGCTGTGCTGGAACGCGACAATTCTGTTGACTGGGAACCGTATTCCACTGATGAAATGGTCGAACATCTCACCGAAAAATTTGGCAGTGATCTGTTTCGCAGTTTTACGGACGATCATTTTGTGATCGGCATGGTGCTCATGGGACCACTGGAACGAGCTGGAGAAGGTCCGGCAACCGGCTTCATGCGCAAAGCGGCTCAGTTTATGAAGAATGTCCAGAGCGTCTTTCAAACGTTCGCCAAGGATATGCGACTTGAAATTCAGGACCCAGAAACGCCACTCGTCTTACTGATTTTTGAATCCGATGACGACTTTAACAAATACGCGATGGAAGTTACAAAGGGCCAAGGGCTTTCCGTCTCGCGCATTTCCGGATTTTATGACGGCATGACAAATTTTCTTTCCATCCGTATGGCCGAGTGTTCGACGTTTGAAGTCCCACTTCACGAGGCAATCCATCAACAGGTTTACAATCGTGGCCTGCTCAAACGGCTGGCGCCCATTCCTGCCTGGTTCAACGAAGGCATAGCCACTGGGTTTGAGGCCAACAAAGACCGCATCCGCTCAGGTCCCGCAAAAGTCCATTCGCGATTTGCCGCCAAAGCTCCTAAGGTGGAACAGGTTGGTTGGGACGATTTGATCTCTGAAGACCTCGCCTTTCAGGGAGATGTGATGGCGGGCGATGCCTATTGCCTGGCCTGGTGTCTGCACTGGTTACTCGTGAATGAACATCCGAAAGAATACACCGAATATGTAAAAATGCTTTCGGAAAAGGAACCTCTTCTCAAAGAGGAAGACCTGGCTCGGAAACGCGAATTCGAGCAGTTCTTTGGCGATGATATGGAGTCGCTCAAGCAGGAATTTATCCTCTCTCTCAACACCGCCATGAGGCGACAGAGGAATGTTCGCGAGGAACCTCAGAAGGCGGGCTATTATTATGCTCAACAGGGACTGGCCGATATTGAACTGTCTGCGATTTCTCGCACGGATCGCGGCGGACTGCTTGAACTCGAAGGCCGTATTCGGAATATCAATCCCTTGAGGAGCCTGACATTTTCAGTAAGTGTTGTGACAGATGGCGGAAACTATGCACAATGGATTCTGCCCGATGTCGATCCGAATCGCATCATTCGCCTTCCCAAAAAATACGCTCAGGAAGCCCTGCCCGGCCTCAGTCCCCAGCCTTCGAATTCCTTCCGCGTTAATATTCGTTCCGTTATCCCTGAAAGTACTGAAGGTCAAAGCTGGCAACGGGGAAACTTACCTGATCCAACCAAAGGGTAA
- the fliD gene encoding flagellar filament capping protein FliD, protein MSNLSLTTGLISGLDIAGLVEALATNQQRAIDRLDARAQEFDAQKTAIGVLEANVLTLSTSVSSLKNKITFEQQKVTNAGSDQFKVSVGKTAINGSYVFQSVQQASAHQSLSRGFADATEQKVGEGTLIISQGGFLDEPTLLESLNDGSGIRRGKIRITDRSGSSAVISLTEALNVDDVLNEINSNVDISVSARVVDGRFILEDTSGSTSTNLAVVDLNGGSTAANLGIDKSVSSATLDGDEVFEVTENFSLKQINDGNGITLLNGAADIKINLSDDTNLEVNLDGVKSLKDVLTNINDHDDNAGRVSAEIVSGRIVLTDNTSGAETLSVEDINNSSVVKHLGLNAASSGDTLTGNRLSGGLNSVLLRNIRGGQGIETLGEISITDRSGQTATIDLSSAETLTDIIEAINAATEDGTGDKLLVSASINDLGNGLIIKDTSGATDSNLIIADVNTGTAIADLGLEVDDAVTEIDSESLHQQFVNKATLISDYAPDGGAVEVGLFQITDSDGNVGVINITSAVKNIGDVITRINANSSVSVRAELNETGDGFVLIDEAGGAGTLAVEEFGQTTTAADLRLLRDPYTGGDGAQRISSRKATIVDIDDDDTLSDVVSKMNAAGSAVKASVFDDGSSFNSKRLSVTATETGKKSRLVFDDGDLDLNFATIAKGNNAILRVGADPASAFLISSKTNRFDGVVQGIDLDITNAGSTAATVKIEANTESIVNNLKNFVSTYNQFIDIGSELTKFDTESNQRGILQGDTFVLRVTNRMSNALGKRFGIGNETIQSLSALGVRVGAGGILELNEDRLQEHLRNDFNGVKEFFTQKDTGFGDKINSTLNSLTDIVDGTFTNEKNSLTSSIDTTNERIEELKILLESKKARLLNEFIQTESILGSLETQQTALAGIKSISVPSR, encoded by the coding sequence ATGTCTAATCTGTCATTAACAACCGGATTGATCAGCGGACTGGACATTGCCGGTCTTGTGGAAGCACTGGCGACGAATCAGCAGCGTGCCATTGACCGCCTGGATGCTCGTGCCCAGGAATTTGATGCCCAGAAAACGGCGATTGGTGTTCTTGAAGCCAATGTGCTCACGCTCTCGACTTCAGTCTCTTCTCTGAAAAATAAAATCACTTTCGAGCAACAGAAAGTGACGAATGCCGGTTCTGATCAGTTCAAAGTTTCAGTTGGAAAAACTGCGATCAATGGCAGTTACGTTTTCCAATCGGTTCAACAGGCCTCCGCTCATCAGTCGCTTTCACGTGGTTTTGCCGATGCAACTGAGCAGAAGGTTGGCGAAGGTACACTCATCATTTCGCAGGGAGGTTTTCTGGACGAACCGACTCTGCTCGAATCGTTGAATGATGGATCTGGAATCCGTCGTGGCAAGATTCGAATTACAGATCGCTCGGGATCCTCGGCTGTCATCAGTCTGACCGAAGCACTCAATGTCGATGATGTTTTGAATGAAATCAATTCCAATGTCGACATCTCCGTCTCGGCTCGGGTTGTCGATGGTCGCTTTATCCTGGAAGATACTTCCGGGAGCACAAGTACCAATCTAGCCGTAGTCGATTTGAATGGTGGTTCGACTGCTGCAAATCTGGGAATTGATAAATCCGTTTCCAGTGCCACCCTTGACGGAGATGAAGTTTTCGAAGTGACTGAGAACTTCTCTCTCAAGCAGATCAATGATGGCAACGGCATTACGCTCCTGAACGGAGCCGCGGATATCAAGATCAATCTGTCTGATGACACGAATCTGGAAGTCAATCTCGATGGAGTGAAGTCACTCAAAGATGTCCTCACTAATATAAACGATCATGATGACAATGCCGGACGGGTCTCCGCAGAGATTGTCAGTGGACGTATCGTATTAACAGACAATACGTCGGGTGCAGAGACACTCAGCGTCGAAGACATCAACAATTCCTCAGTCGTCAAACACCTGGGACTGAACGCGGCATCCTCTGGAGATACATTGACGGGAAATCGTCTTTCGGGAGGTTTGAATTCTGTCCTGCTGAGGAATATTCGTGGTGGACAGGGAATCGAAACGCTGGGTGAGATTTCGATTACGGATCGATCGGGGCAAACGGCAACAATCGATTTGTCTTCTGCCGAAACGCTGACGGATATTATCGAGGCCATTAACGCAGCAACCGAAGATGGCACGGGTGACAAACTGCTCGTCAGTGCATCGATCAATGATCTCGGTAATGGTCTGATTATCAAAGATACTTCTGGAGCAACCGACAGTAACCTGATTATTGCCGATGTTAATACAGGAACGGCCATCGCCGACCTGGGGCTCGAAGTTGATGATGCTGTGACTGAAATTGATTCCGAGTCTCTGCACCAGCAGTTTGTCAATAAAGCGACCTTGATTTCCGATTATGCACCTGATGGCGGCGCGGTCGAGGTTGGTCTGTTTCAAATCACCGATTCCGATGGCAATGTTGGCGTCATAAACATTACCTCAGCGGTTAAGAATATTGGAGATGTGATTACCCGTATCAATGCAAATTCGTCGGTTTCCGTAAGAGCAGAACTGAATGAAACCGGCGATGGTTTTGTGCTGATTGATGAAGCCGGTGGCGCGGGGACGCTGGCTGTGGAAGAGTTTGGACAAACAACAACCGCAGCCGATCTGCGACTTTTACGAGATCCCTACACAGGTGGCGATGGTGCTCAGCGGATTTCGAGTCGAAAAGCAACCATCGTCGATATTGATGATGACGATACGTTGTCCGATGTTGTCTCCAAAATGAATGCCGCAGGTTCAGCCGTCAAAGCAAGTGTGTTTGACGATGGATCGAGTTTTAATTCGAAACGCCTCAGTGTGACGGCGACAGAAACCGGTAAGAAGAGTCGTCTTGTTTTCGATGATGGAGATCTCGATCTCAACTTTGCAACGATCGCCAAAGGTAATAATGCGATTCTGCGGGTCGGTGCAGATCCTGCTTCGGCGTTTTTGATTTCCTCAAAAACGAATCGATTCGATGGAGTCGTACAGGGAATCGATCTGGATATTACCAATGCAGGGTCAACTGCTGCGACTGTCAAAATCGAGGCCAACACAGAAAGTATTGTCAATAACCTGAAGAACTTCGTTTCGACTTACAATCAGTTTATTGATATTGGGAGCGAGTTGACGAAATTCGACACGGAATCGAATCAGCGGGGAATTCTGCAAGGGGATACTTTCGTTTTGCGAGTCACAAATCGAATGAGTAATGCCCTCGGAAAACGATTTGGGATTGGTAATGAAACCATTCAATCATTAAGTGCGTTGGGAGTTCGCGTTGGAGCCGGCGGAATTCTGGAATTGAATGAAGATCGGCTGCAGGAACATCTGCGGAATGATTTTAACGGCGTCAAAGAATTCTTTACGCAAAAAGATACTGGCTTTGGAGATAAAATTAACAGCACACTGAACTCATTGACTGACATTGTCGATGGAACGTTCACTAATGAGAAAAATTCGCTGACCTCCTCGATCGACACCACGAATGAGCGGATTGAGGAATTGAAAATTCTGCTGGAAAGCAAGAAGGCTCGACTACTCAACGAGTTCATTCAAACCGAAAGCATTCTGGGTAGTCTGGAAACACAGCAGACGGCGCTGGCTGGAATTAAATCCATCAGTGTGCCATCACGATAA
- a CDS encoding Dabb family protein: MSKLFLMSLCVVCAGMFSMVSGQPKTEAERVYRHIVLFKFNDDATTEQIDEIVTAFGQLKNEVDTIISYEHGTDVSPEKLAKGFTHCFLVTFKSKADLEAYLPHPSHIAFTEKLKPILSDVLVVDYWTEN, translated from the coding sequence ATGTCCAAATTATTTCTCATGAGTCTGTGTGTTGTTTGTGCTGGTATGTTTTCTATGGTCTCGGGGCAACCGAAAACTGAAGCAGAACGCGTCTATCGTCATATCGTTCTCTTCAAATTCAATGACGATGCGACTACGGAACAGATCGATGAAATTGTGACAGCTTTCGGTCAACTTAAAAATGAAGTCGACACCATAATCAGCTACGAACACGGGACCGATGTCAGCCCGGAAAAACTGGCGAAAGGATTCACTCATTGTTTTCTGGTCACCTTCAAAAGCAAAGCCGACCTCGAAGCCTACCTGCCGCACCCGTCTCACATCGCATTCACAGAGAAACTCAAGCCGATTCTCTCAGACGTTCTCGTTGTCGATTACTGGACAGAGAATTGA